The genomic DNA TATATTTGATTTGAGAATAATCTGTTACATACATAATTATAATGTGCGGTTTCGTTCTTTGAAATAATAGTTCGCCCTCTTCAAAATTATTTGCTATAAACATACATTTTGGATGGATATTTTCTATCGTTTGTTGATGCTTACATCCATTTTCTATATAAAGGACATTTAACTGCAAATCTTGTAACACATTTTGGAAAACCGTATTCTCTAATAAAAAATGTAGTATGTTCATCACTAGTCTTCACTCACTTCATATATCTTGTTCTACTGAATTCCTCACAAACATTTTTAAAAGACTGTTCTCTAATAAACTTTAATTTGCGAGAGATACATATTAACAAGCTAATTGAGAATGTTATCTTCCCTTTTCACTCTATAAATTCCTTTTTTAGTGTATGATTATAGGAATTATATCGTTTGTATGAATGCCCTAGCTTATTTCTTAAAACTTGACAATTAAAATAAAGATATTATATTCTTAAATTCGACAACTTACAAAATGTAAGTAATATACATTGCGTTTTCTTGATAATTTTACATACAATTTGGAGGATATATAATGACAAACGACAACTTTTTTAACGTTTTATATGAACGCACATCTACACGTGCATTCAACCCAAATAAAGAAATCTCATCTACAGAATTGCATGAGATTTTAAAAGCCGCAGCACAAGCACCTTCCGCTTGGAACTTACAACACTGGAAATTCCTTGTTTTTCAAGGTGAAGATGTACAAAAACGATTACACCCAATAGCTTATAACCAACAACAAATTCTTGATGCTTCTGCAGTAGTCGCTATTTTAGGTGATTTAGAAGCTTATAAAAATGTTGAGCCAGTATATGGTCCAATTGTAGAACAAGGATTTATGAAAGAAGAAGCAAAAGAACGCTTAGCTAAAAATATTGAATCTGCATATGCTCGTGAACAATTCCCGAGAGATGCTGCCTTTTCAAATGCATCTTTAGCAGCAATGCAACTTATGCTTGCAGCTAAAGCAACTGGTTGGGATACTTGTGCTATTGGTGGCTTCAATCCACAAGCACTGACAGACGAATTTAACGTTTCATCTCGTTACGTTCCAATTATGCTTATTACAATTGGTGAATCAACTTTAAAAGGTCACCCTGCACCACGTATGAGCGTAGAGCAAGTGAGTGAGTGGGCAAAATAATAAAAAACGAAGGTAACTACATTACCTTCGTTTTTTATTTCCTGTCATACTTTTGTAATATTACTACAAATCATTCGACATTTATACTTATAGAAAAGTATATTCTATTCCTTTATCATAAATAAACGTGACGTTTTGTGTCGAATTTTGTTAAGGTATTGAAATATACCCGTGTGTTTTTATTACAATTGTGATACAATGATAACAAATAGATAACAAGAGAGGGATTTTCATTGAGTTCATACGGAAGCTTGATCGCACTTTTATGTTACATAGTAACTGTACTGCTTCTATATTTTATTGGTGATGCCGCAAACATCTCCATTTTACAATTCCCAAAAGAAGAAGCATTTCAATTAGAATCAGAAAAACATACTGCACGATCCATCGTAC from Bacillus cereus G9842 includes the following:
- a CDS encoding nitroreductase family protein produces the protein MTNDNFFNVLYERTSTRAFNPNKEISSTELHEILKAAAQAPSAWNLQHWKFLVFQGEDVQKRLHPIAYNQQQILDASAVVAILGDLEAYKNVEPVYGPIVEQGFMKEEAKERLAKNIESAYAREQFPRDAAFSNASLAAMQLMLAAKATGWDTCAIGGFNPQALTDEFNVSSRYVPIMLITIGESTLKGHPAPRMSVEQVSEWAK